In Rutidosis leptorrhynchoides isolate AG116_Rl617_1_P2 chromosome 2, CSIRO_AGI_Rlap_v1, whole genome shotgun sequence, one genomic interval encodes:
- the LOC139892927 gene encoding NAC domain-containing protein 91-like isoform X1, with product METLPAKSLPVGYRFRPTDEELVNHYLRLKINGFDKEVSCIREVDVCRQEPWDLPDMSVIESIDNEWFFFCPKDRKYQNGQRSNRATVSGYWKATGKDRTIKTSRGSSVIGKKKTLVFYTGRAPKGDRTRWVIHEYSATEKNLDGTHPGQSPYVLCRLFKKYDGKEENGEITECVEIDQSDYSPPSAVKSPTEDTQSEPATPILTVQPNIQPLTKFEDAENNVDPFCLDNILNNKLQPDLDLEELLKGFCDPSPEHFDSKIFSPVHSHMQMDLGSQYMNNYGIGNEQYVAQNQYGTNGMEFLNNFLVDSDQVSFDDSGYKTSSLAQTSIPETRMKDHEYSSESDGEVIQVQPKAFEIGIGQSSYLQNTKIEANIMSNIHPKVKQDSDTGIVIRSRQPQRVADGSSFSTQGTAPRRIRLQMKLQAGSVSHGEPGKPIVTEEKEANEKHSPSVSDSGSTIGGVFDQEFSSNVKPKSDFVLGVRVHMHKVLLVLGLCIGVASLWKCLVY from the exons ATGGAAACCTTGCCTGCAAAATCACTCCCTGTTGGTTACAGATTTCGTCCCACTGATGAAGAGTTAGTTAATCATTACTTACGGTTAAAGATCAATGGATTTGATAAAGAAGTTAGCTGTATTCGTGAAGTTGATGTTTGTAGACAAGAGCCTTGGGACCTACCAG ATATGTCTGTGATTGAGTCCATAGATAATGAATGGTTCTTTTTTTGCCCGAAAGATCGAAAATATCAAAACGGGCAGAGGTCGAATCGGGCTACGGTTTCTGGGTATTGGaaggctactggaaaagataggactattaaGACTAGCAGGGGAAGTAGTGTGATTGGAAAGAAGAAGACTCTTGTTTTTTATACGGGTCGGGCTCCTAAAGGGGATAGGACCCGTTGGGTGATTCATGAGTATTCTGCTACTGAAAAGAATCTTGATGGTACCCATCCTGGACAG AGTCCGTATGTTCTTTGTCGTTTGTTTAAAAAGTACGACGGAAAGGAAGAAAACGGTGAAATTACAGAATGTGTTGAAATTGATCAGAGTGATTACTCCCCTCCTTCAGCTGTAAAGTCTCCTACAGAAGATACTCAATCAGAGCCCGCAACTCCGATTTTGACGGTTCAGCCGAACATTCAACCTTTAACCAAATTTGAAGATGCAGAGAATAACGTTGACCCTTTTTGTCTTGACaacattttaaataataaattg CAGCCAGATTTGGATTTAGAAGAGCTTTTAAAAGGTTTTTGTGATCCTTCACCAGAGCATTTCGATTCGAAAATCTTCTCCCCTGTTCATTCGCATATGCAAATGGACCTTGGATCTCAATATATGAATAATTACGGAATCGGTAACGAACAATATGTCGCACAGAATCAATACGGAACAAATGGAATGGAATTCTTGAACAATTTCTTAGTTGATTCGGATCAGGTCTCATTCGATGATTCTGGTTATAAAACGAGTTCACTTGCTCAAACTTCGATTCCCGAAACTCGTATGAAGGATCATGAATATAGCAGCGAATCAGATGGTGAAGTCATCCAAGTACAG CCTAAAGCTTTTGAAATTGGGATTGGTCAAAGTTCTTACCTCCAAAACACTAAAATCGAAGCGAATATCATGTCTAATATTCACCCCAAAGTCAAACAAGATTCTGATACTGGCATCGTAATAAGGAGTCGCCAACCGCAACGGGTTGCCGATGGTTCGAGCTTTAGTACCCAAGGAACCGCACCAAGAAGAATCCGTTTACAAATGAAACTACAAGCAGGGTCAGTTAGCCATGGTGAACCAGGAAAACCAATTGTGACCGAG GAGAAAGAAGCCAATGAGAAGCATAGTCCAAGCGTTAGTGATTCTGGCTCGACGATTGGTGGGGTATTTGATCAAGAATTCAGTTCAAATGTGAAGCCAAAATCTGATTTTGTTCTAGGCGTTCGAGTGCATATGCATAAGGTGCTTCTGGTTCTGGGCTTGTGTATAGGAGTAGCTAGCTTATGGAAATGTTTAGTTTATTAA
- the LOC139892927 gene encoding NAC domain-containing protein 91-like isoform X2 translates to METLPAKSLPVGYRFRPTDEELVNHYLRLKINGFDKEVSCIREVDVCRQEPWDLPDMSVIESIDNEWFFFCPKDRKYQNGQRSNRATVSGYWKATGKDRTIKTSRGSSVIGKKKTLVFYTGRAPKGDRTRWVIHEYSATEKNLDGTHPGQSPYVLCRLFKKYDGKEENGEITECVEIDQSDYSPPSAVKSPTEDTQSEPATPILTVQPNIQPLTKFEDAENNVDPFCLDNILNNKLPDLDLEELLKGFCDPSPEHFDSKIFSPVHSHMQMDLGSQYMNNYGIGNEQYVAQNQYGTNGMEFLNNFLVDSDQVSFDDSGYKTSSLAQTSIPETRMKDHEYSSESDGEVIQVQPKAFEIGIGQSSYLQNTKIEANIMSNIHPKVKQDSDTGIVIRSRQPQRVADGSSFSTQGTAPRRIRLQMKLQAGSVSHGEPGKPIVTEEKEANEKHSPSVSDSGSTIGGVFDQEFSSNVKPKSDFVLGVRVHMHKVLLVLGLCIGVASLWKCLVY, encoded by the exons ATGGAAACCTTGCCTGCAAAATCACTCCCTGTTGGTTACAGATTTCGTCCCACTGATGAAGAGTTAGTTAATCATTACTTACGGTTAAAGATCAATGGATTTGATAAAGAAGTTAGCTGTATTCGTGAAGTTGATGTTTGTAGACAAGAGCCTTGGGACCTACCAG ATATGTCTGTGATTGAGTCCATAGATAATGAATGGTTCTTTTTTTGCCCGAAAGATCGAAAATATCAAAACGGGCAGAGGTCGAATCGGGCTACGGTTTCTGGGTATTGGaaggctactggaaaagataggactattaaGACTAGCAGGGGAAGTAGTGTGATTGGAAAGAAGAAGACTCTTGTTTTTTATACGGGTCGGGCTCCTAAAGGGGATAGGACCCGTTGGGTGATTCATGAGTATTCTGCTACTGAAAAGAATCTTGATGGTACCCATCCTGGACAG AGTCCGTATGTTCTTTGTCGTTTGTTTAAAAAGTACGACGGAAAGGAAGAAAACGGTGAAATTACAGAATGTGTTGAAATTGATCAGAGTGATTACTCCCCTCCTTCAGCTGTAAAGTCTCCTACAGAAGATACTCAATCAGAGCCCGCAACTCCGATTTTGACGGTTCAGCCGAACATTCAACCTTTAACCAAATTTGAAGATGCAGAGAATAACGTTGACCCTTTTTGTCTTGACaacattttaaataataaattg CCAGATTTGGATTTAGAAGAGCTTTTAAAAGGTTTTTGTGATCCTTCACCAGAGCATTTCGATTCGAAAATCTTCTCCCCTGTTCATTCGCATATGCAAATGGACCTTGGATCTCAATATATGAATAATTACGGAATCGGTAACGAACAATATGTCGCACAGAATCAATACGGAACAAATGGAATGGAATTCTTGAACAATTTCTTAGTTGATTCGGATCAGGTCTCATTCGATGATTCTGGTTATAAAACGAGTTCACTTGCTCAAACTTCGATTCCCGAAACTCGTATGAAGGATCATGAATATAGCAGCGAATCAGATGGTGAAGTCATCCAAGTACAG CCTAAAGCTTTTGAAATTGGGATTGGTCAAAGTTCTTACCTCCAAAACACTAAAATCGAAGCGAATATCATGTCTAATATTCACCCCAAAGTCAAACAAGATTCTGATACTGGCATCGTAATAAGGAGTCGCCAACCGCAACGGGTTGCCGATGGTTCGAGCTTTAGTACCCAAGGAACCGCACCAAGAAGAATCCGTTTACAAATGAAACTACAAGCAGGGTCAGTTAGCCATGGTGAACCAGGAAAACCAATTGTGACCGAG GAGAAAGAAGCCAATGAGAAGCATAGTCCAAGCGTTAGTGATTCTGGCTCGACGATTGGTGGGGTATTTGATCAAGAATTCAGTTCAAATGTGAAGCCAAAATCTGATTTTGTTCTAGGCGTTCGAGTGCATATGCATAAGGTGCTTCTGGTTCTGGGCTTGTGTATAGGAGTAGCTAGCTTATGGAAATGTTTAGTTTATTAA